A single window of [Clostridium] hylemonae DSM 15053 DNA harbors:
- a CDS encoding HlyC/CorC family transporter has product MDSSDVIQLIILVVLLGLSAFFSSAETSLTTANKIRIRSLAEDGSKRAKTLLKITDNSGKMLSAILIGNNIVNLSAASLTTSLAYSFGGSMVAIASGILTVLILLFGEITPKTMATIHAEKMALIYAPIISMFMKIMTPVIFLINGLSMGVLLLLRVDPNAKNDIMTETELRTIVDVSHEDGVIESDEREMIYNVFDLGDAKAKDVMVPRVHVTFADVESTYEELLEIFREDKFTRLPVFEETTDNVIGTINMKDLLLYDNTKEFHIRDILREAYFTYEYKNISELLVEMRQASFNIAIVLDEYGETAGLITLEDILEEIVGEIHDEYDENEEDFIQEIGEREFIVEGSTNLDDLNDRLDLNLESEDYDSVGGFIIERLDRLPEAGDTITTEDGIRMVVETLDKNRIETVHMYLPEREADEDTDD; this is encoded by the coding sequence TTGGACTCGAGTGACGTCATACAGCTAATAATACTGGTTGTTTTACTGGGATTGTCTGCATTTTTCTCATCTGCGGAGACATCTCTTACAACAGCCAACAAGATTCGAATCCGCAGCCTGGCCGAGGACGGCAGTAAACGGGCTAAAACATTATTAAAAATAACAGACAATTCAGGAAAGATGCTGAGCGCGATACTGATCGGCAACAACATCGTCAACTTATCCGCCGCTTCGCTTACAACAAGCCTTGCATACAGCTTCGGTGGCTCTATGGTGGCGATCGCCAGCGGTATACTGACCGTATTGATCCTTCTCTTCGGTGAGATAACGCCGAAGACGATGGCAACCATCCACGCTGAAAAAATGGCGCTTATCTACGCCCCCATCATCAGCATGTTCATGAAGATCATGACACCTGTCATTTTCCTTATCAACGGTTTGTCCATGGGAGTTCTCCTGCTGCTGCGTGTGGACCCCAATGCAAAGAATGATATCATGACAGAGACAGAGCTTCGCACGATCGTCGATGTGAGCCATGAAGACGGCGTCATTGAATCCGACGAGCGTGAAATGATATACAATGTGTTCGACCTGGGAGATGCCAAGGCCAAGGATGTCATGGTACCGCGTGTCCATGTGACATTTGCAGATGTGGAGAGCACCTACGAAGAACTGCTGGAGATATTCCGGGAGGATAAATTCACAAGGCTGCCGGTCTTTGAGGAGACAACGGATAACGTTATCGGAACCATCAATATGAAAGACCTTCTTCTCTACGACAATACGAAGGAATTCCATATACGCGACATACTGCGCGAAGCATATTTTACCTATGAATATAAAAACATTTCCGAGCTGCTCGTAGAGATGCGGCAGGCCTCTTTTAACATTGCTATCGTATTAGATGAATATGGCGAAACAGCCGGACTTATTACATTAGAAGATATATTAGAAGAAATCGTCGGTGAGATCCATGACGAATACGACGAAAATGAGGAAGATTTTATTCAGGAGATCGGGGAGCGTGAATTTATCGTCGAGGGTTCCACGAACCTGGACGACTTAAATGACCGGCTGGACCTGAATCTGGAATCTGAAGATTATGACTCGGTCGGCGGCTTTATCATCGAGCGGCTGGACCGGCTGCCTGAGGCCGGTGACACGATCACCACGGAGGACGGCATACGTATGGTAGTCGAGACGCTGGATAAAAACAGGATCGAGACTGTGCATATGTATCTGCCGGAACGAGAGGCAGATGAAGATACAGATGATTAA
- a CDS encoding sigma-70 domain-containing protein, whose amino-acid sequence MADRLEFRSKLGSIQETAAGQGNRLTVEEIEKFFEEDGLSQEQTELVCDYLLAQKVTVAGYKKQPGKIIESGEESADLSSEEQEYFTEYIQEIENMRGGSVEEARMAYYLPLVADAALQMHRKELFIGDMIQEGNLSLMAALRRFEGAVDSEQEIMEEVRAGLQAFIESQTETRRQDKKMVSQVAELDETIRHMSEDMGRKVSVDEVAQQLSMETEQVEALLKLAGEDVEEEQEEI is encoded by the coding sequence ATGGCAGACAGATTGGAATTCAGAAGCAAACTGGGCAGCATCCAGGAGACCGCCGCGGGACAGGGGAACCGCCTTACCGTGGAGGAAATAGAAAAGTTTTTTGAGGAGGACGGCCTTTCTCAGGAACAGACGGAGCTCGTCTGCGACTATCTGCTTGCTCAGAAGGTCACTGTTGCAGGGTATAAAAAGCAGCCGGGAAAGATCATCGAGTCAGGCGAAGAGTCCGCAGATCTAAGCAGTGAAGAGCAGGAGTATTTTACGGAATACATACAGGAAATAGAGAACATGAGGGGAGGAAGTGTGGAAGAAGCCCGTATGGCCTACTATCTGCCCCTCGTTGCGGACGCGGCGCTTCAGATGCACCGCAAAGAGCTTTTCATCGGCGACATGATACAGGAGGGCAACTTAAGTCTCATGGCAGCGCTCAGGCGTTTTGAAGGGGCGGTGGACAGTGAGCAGGAGATCATGGAAGAAGTGCGCGCCGGACTGCAGGCATTTATAGAGTCTCAGACAGAGACGAGACGTCAGGATAAAAAGATGGTGAGCCAGGTGGCGGAGCTCGATGAGACGATCCGCCATATGAGTGAAGATATGGGCAGGAAAGTATCTGTGGATGAGGTGGCGCAGCAGCTTAGTATGGAGACAGAGCAGGTCGAGGCGCTTCTGAAACTGGCAGGAGAAGACGTGGAAGAAGAACAGGAAGAGATATAA
- a CDS encoding DUF5107 domain-containing protein, translating to MSITKGILKIEGARPEGANPLPLFRDRQKNKHPKSNGTMRPEELDYFGYESAFRVLPYKMQDRYTRTKTRLTLTSVVLENEHLRAEFLPEFGGRLYSLREKETDRELLYCNPVMQPANLAIRNAWFSGGIEWNIAQLGHTFSTCDDVFFAAVKAGGASGGKEEEFLRMYDYERTRGLVWQIDFHLPEGARSLTAHVRIVNDQPHSVPMYWWTNIAVKEEEGSRVFSGTDEVLYIEPQSQAEGCEHCFGRGQLPDLPVLPGKDASYSLNFDFSSEYFFQNPVSDAAPWEAVSYKDGTVFCERSTQPLRIRKMFCWGSHSGGRSWCDYLSLPGQGDYIEIQAGLAPTQLHGMEMDAQSSIEFTQIFGTAAVQPGEGNLDSYGQAQALIRQAVEQSLPAEEVARADMHCRTLASLPCETILHRGHGWGALENMRRRAENKPLLPASFTFPQDTLGKEQEPWICLLEGRALPELNDTHFPASWMTDANYIPYLERCIKSDPHNTAAQLHLGVNLYENGRYDEAAALWEKALLAKPLPILHRNLACAAHQEGDLKKAIRQMEQITLDTYIAADAAFLQEYLRLLAEDGQWQKLNDIYQKLPARLKEEERIYLLECEAALHLENWSFLEEAFQKEYASIREGETKITDIWFAFAAANQIDPKQLPKNLDLRMF from the coding sequence ATGTCAATAACAAAAGGTATTCTTAAAATAGAAGGGGCCAGGCCGGAAGGGGCAAACCCGCTTCCGCTGTTCAGAGACCGTCAGAAAAACAAACACCCAAAAAGCAACGGTACGATGCGTCCGGAGGAACTGGACTATTTTGGGTATGAATCAGCTTTCCGCGTGCTTCCCTATAAAATGCAGGACCGCTATACGAGAACCAAAACGAGACTTACGCTTACATCTGTAGTGCTGGAAAATGAACATCTGAGAGCTGAATTTCTCCCGGAATTCGGAGGCCGTCTCTATTCGCTGAGAGAAAAAGAGACGGACCGTGAGCTGCTCTACTGCAATCCTGTCATGCAGCCCGCCAACCTGGCTATCCGCAATGCCTGGTTTTCCGGCGGGATCGAATGGAATATCGCCCAGCTCGGACATACGTTTTCCACATGTGACGACGTGTTTTTCGCTGCCGTCAAAGCAGGCGGCGCATCCGGCGGCAAAGAGGAAGAATTTCTGCGCATGTACGACTATGAACGGACGAGAGGACTCGTATGGCAGATAGATTTCCACCTGCCGGAGGGCGCACGGAGCCTCACTGCCCACGTCAGGATCGTAAATGACCAGCCTCACAGTGTTCCTATGTACTGGTGGACCAACATTGCCGTAAAGGAGGAGGAGGGAAGCCGGGTCTTCTCCGGCACAGATGAGGTCCTCTATATCGAGCCGCAGTCGCAGGCCGAAGGCTGCGAACACTGCTTCGGCCGCGGTCAGCTTCCTGATCTTCCCGTACTGCCCGGAAAAGATGCCTCCTACTCTCTCAACTTTGACTTTTCCAGCGAATACTTCTTCCAGAATCCGGTGTCGGATGCCGCCCCGTGGGAGGCAGTCTCCTACAAGGACGGCACCGTATTCTGTGAGCGCTCCACACAGCCGCTCCGTATCCGCAAGATGTTCTGCTGGGGCAGCCACAGCGGGGGGCGCAGCTGGTGCGATTATCTGTCTCTTCCGGGCCAGGGCGATTACATCGAGATTCAGGCCGGACTTGCGCCGACGCAGCTGCACGGAATGGAGATGGACGCTCAGAGCAGTATTGAATTTACCCAGATATTCGGCACTGCAGCCGTACAGCCCGGAGAAGGCAATCTGGACTCTTACGGACAGGCACAGGCACTTATCCGGCAGGCGGTGGAACAGTCGCTTCCGGCGGAGGAAGTCGCGCGGGCAGACATGCACTGCCGGACACTCGCTTCCCTCCCATGCGAAACGATACTGCACCGCGGCCACGGATGGGGCGCGCTCGAGAATATGCGCCGGCGGGCGGAAAATAAGCCGCTGCTTCCCGCCTCCTTCACATTTCCACAAGATACGCTCGGCAAAGAGCAGGAACCGTGGATCTGCCTCCTGGAAGGCCGCGCGCTGCCGGAACTAAATGATACGCACTTTCCCGCTTCATGGATGACAGATGCCAATTATATCCCATACCTGGAGCGCTGTATCAAGAGCGATCCACACAATACCGCCGCACAGCTTCATCTCGGCGTAAACCTGTACGAAAACGGCAGATACGATGAAGCCGCCGCCTTGTGGGAAAAAGCCCTGCTGGCAAAACCTCTGCCGATCCTGCACCGCAATCTTGCCTGCGCGGCACATCAGGAAGGAGACCTGAAAAAAGCCATCCGGCAGATGGAACAGATCACCCTTGATACTTACATAGCGGCAGACGCCGCCTTCCTCCAGGAATACTTGCGCCTCCTGGCCGAAGACGGACAATGGCAGAAACTGAACGACATATATCAAAAACTGCCCGCGCGCCTGAAAGAAGAAGAACGGATATACCTTCTCGAATGCGAGGCAGCACTTCATCTGGAAAACTGGAGCTTTCTGGAAGAAGCATTCCAGAAAGAATATGCATCCATCCGGGAAGGAGAGACAAAGATAACCGACATCTGGTTTGCATTCGCGGCGGCAAATCAGATCGATCCAAAACAACTGCCCAAAAATCTCGATCTGCGGATGTTCTGA
- a CDS encoding N-acetylmuramoyl-L-alanine amidase → MPYSVMVDAGHGGRDPGAVFNGRQEKDDTLRLALAVGEILQDNGIDVSYTRTTDVYETPYEKAMKANNAGVDFFLSIHRNSFPTDNEVSGVESLVYDLSGLKYQVAQDINAQLEAVGFVNLGVKARPNLVVLKRTNMPAVLVEAGFINSDTDNMLFDNNFDAIAEAIATGLLDALNAEGVIQENYYRVQVGLFRNWRYAERLRNELLEQDYPAFIDDSGPFISVQVGGYDNLSDAVAMERRLKMDGYDTLIIS, encoded by the coding sequence ATGCCATATTCAGTCATGGTGGATGCCGGCCACGGCGGCCGGGATCCAGGCGCTGTCTTTAACGGCAGACAGGAGAAAGATGATACGTTGCGTCTTGCTCTGGCAGTGGGCGAGATATTGCAGGACAATGGAATAGATGTGTCCTACACGAGGACAACGGATGTATACGAGACACCATATGAGAAAGCGATGAAAGCAAACAATGCGGGGGTGGATTTTTTTCTGTCCATACACAGGAATTCCTTCCCGACGGATAACGAGGTCTCGGGGGTGGAGAGCCTTGTATATGACCTGTCAGGGCTCAAATACCAGGTAGCCCAGGACATTAACGCCCAGCTCGAGGCTGTGGGGTTTGTAAACCTGGGAGTGAAGGCAAGACCCAATCTCGTCGTGCTGAAAAGAACAAATATGCCGGCGGTACTTGTAGAGGCCGGGTTTATCAATTCCGATACGGACAATATGCTTTTTGACAACAACTTTGACGCCATCGCGGAGGCGATCGCCACAGGTCTGCTCGATGCGCTGAACGCAGAAGGAGTCATTCAGGAGAATTATTACAGAGTACAGGTTGGACTGTTCAGAAACTGGAGATATGCAGAACGGCTGCGCAATGAACTTCTGGAGCAGGATTATCCCGCGTTTATCGACGATTCCGGACCGTTTATAAGTGTTCAGGTAGGAGGATATGATAATCTGAGCGATGCGGTGGCGATGGAACGAAGACTTAAGATGGACGGCTATGATACATTGATCATAAGCTGA
- the pfkB gene encoding 1-phosphofructokinase, which yields MILTVTLNASIDKRYVLEEFKVGEVNRLKECQYTPGGKGLNVSRVVRIAGGETTATGFVGGHAGRYIEEALENFGVSCAFCRVSEESRSCVNIWDEKNGIQTELLEPGVTVTAEEFDRFTEQYRHLAERADVVAVSGSVPRGLDGTAYQRLTAIAKEAGSKVILDTSGALLELGIEAKPSLIKPNIDEIRMLTGKDCGKMDDIIEAALKIRERGVENVAVSLGADGSLVVCGSGVYRATVPRLDTVNSVGCGDSMIAGFAMGLERGDSMEETLRRASAVSAAAALQEETGIFDPDDMEKIYGKVKIEKIRM from the coding sequence ATGATACTGACCGTTACATTGAATGCGTCTATAGACAAGAGGTATGTGCTGGAGGAATTTAAAGTAGGTGAGGTCAACCGCCTGAAGGAGTGCCAGTATACGCCGGGAGGAAAAGGGCTGAATGTATCCAGAGTCGTCCGGATCGCGGGAGGGGAGACTACCGCGACGGGATTTGTGGGCGGCCATGCAGGGCGGTATATTGAGGAAGCGCTTGAGAACTTTGGTGTTTCCTGCGCGTTCTGCCGGGTCAGCGAGGAGAGCCGGTCCTGTGTGAATATCTGGGATGAAAAGAACGGGATCCAGACGGAACTGCTGGAGCCGGGAGTGACGGTGACGGCGGAGGAATTTGACAGGTTTACGGAACAATACCGGCATCTTGCAGAGCGCGCGGATGTGGTGGCTGTCTCGGGAAGTGTCCCAAGAGGGCTTGACGGCACTGCGTATCAGAGGCTGACCGCCATCGCAAAGGAAGCCGGCAGCAAGGTCATCCTGGACACGAGCGGCGCACTTCTGGAGCTCGGGATCGAAGCGAAACCTTCACTCATCAAACCGAATATTGATGAGATCCGCATGCTCACAGGGAAGGACTGCGGCAAAATGGATGACATCATAGAGGCGGCGCTTAAGATCCGTGAAAGAGGAGTGGAGAACGTGGCGGTGTCGCTCGGCGCCGACGGTTCTCTCGTCGTGTGCGGCAGCGGTGTCTATCGGGCGACGGTGCCGCGGCTTGACACGGTGAATTCAGTTGGCTGCGGTGACTCTATGATCGCAGGGTTTGCCATGGGGCTGGAACGAGGAGATTCCATGGAAGAGACGCTGCGAAGGGCGAGCGCGGTCTCGGCGGCCGCGGCGCTCCAGGAAGAGACGGGTATCTTTGATCCGGATGACATGGAGAAGATATACGGTAAGGTTAAGATAGAAAAGATCAGAATGTAA
- a CDS encoding galactitol-1-phosphate 5-dehydrogenase, giving the protein MKAAVVCANEDVRYLDHEEPNAGPGMVKVKVKASGICGSDIPRVLHNGVHFYPIVLGHEFSGDVVETGEGVTRVKVGDRVSGAPLLPCMKCDDCQNGNFSLCKKYSFIGSRQQGSNADYVVIPEQNAVVFDKSVSYEQGAMFEPSTVALHGVLQNDYKGGGYVAVLGGGTIGMFTMQWAKIFGARKVVVFDISKERLKLAEKLGADEVVNSSEENFMEKAMEITGQRGYDYVFETAGQVPTMQMAFELAANKADVCFIGTPHAELSFTPSMWENMNRKEFRLTGSWMSYSAPFPGKEWELTAHYFATGQLKFDPGFIYKKMPMEQAQKAFQMFKTPGLVKGKVLLVNED; this is encoded by the coding sequence ATGAAAGCAGCGGTTGTATGTGCAAATGAGGATGTGCGGTATCTGGATCATGAGGAGCCGAACGCAGGACCGGGAATGGTGAAGGTAAAGGTGAAGGCCTCCGGCATATGCGGCTCTGATATTCCGAGAGTGCTCCACAACGGAGTGCATTTTTACCCGATCGTTCTCGGGCATGAGTTTTCCGGTGACGTAGTGGAGACCGGAGAGGGAGTCACCAGGGTAAAAGTCGGAGACAGGGTGTCAGGGGCGCCTCTTCTGCCGTGTATGAAGTGTGACGACTGCCAGAACGGCAACTTTTCTCTCTGTAAGAAATACAGTTTTATCGGTTCCAGGCAGCAGGGGAGCAATGCGGACTATGTTGTGATCCCCGAGCAGAACGCGGTCGTGTTCGATAAATCTGTTTCTTATGAGCAGGGGGCCATGTTTGAACCTTCTACCGTTGCGCTTCACGGTGTATTACAGAATGACTATAAGGGCGGCGGATATGTGGCTGTGCTTGGCGGCGGCACGATCGGTATGTTTACGATGCAGTGGGCGAAAATATTCGGCGCCAGAAAAGTCGTTGTGTTCGACATAAGCAAGGAGCGCCTGAAGCTGGCCGAAAAGCTTGGCGCCGACGAGGTTGTGAACAGCTCGGAAGAGAATTTTATGGAAAAGGCAATGGAGATCACGGGCCAGAGAGGGTATGATTACGTATTCGAGACGGCGGGACAGGTGCCGACGATGCAGATGGCGTTTGAACTGGCGGCCAACAAGGCGGACGTCTGCTTTATCGGAACGCCTCACGCGGAGCTTTCGTTTACCCCTTCCATGTGGGAGAACATGAACCGGAAAGAATTCAGGCTGACCGGTTCCTGGATGTCGTACAGCGCGCCTTTCCCGGGGAAGGAATGGGAATTGACGGCGCATTATTTCGCAACAGGGCAGCTTAAGTTTGACCCGGGCTTTATCTATAAGAAGATGCCTATGGAACAGGCTCAGAAGGCGTTTCAAATGTTTAAGACGCCGGGACTTGTCAAGGGAAAAGTGCTGCTTGTCAATGAAGATTAG
- the xylB gene encoding xylulokinase has translation MSGTMEQYLLGIDIGTSACKVAVFDENGQVKAGASGAYNVYYPHPGWAEQNPEEWWQAVCSAVKAAMEKSGIRPGSVAGIGIDGQSWSAIPIDAEGKVLANTPIWMDTRAAGICEETGARVGEKRIFDVCGNPFKPSYSTPKVLWYKEQMPDVYRKTDKILQSNSYIAFKLTGEVTQELTQGYGHHCFCMRQGTWDMEMCRDLGMDPDMLPAICASHDVIGTVTAKAAKECGLMEGIPVVAGALDAACGTLGAGAVHPGETQEQGGQAGGMSICMDTYKADERLILSFHAVPGQWILQGGTVGGGGVMRWLEHEFGDYERMKGKETGKSSLELFNELAGEVSAGSDGVVFLPYMSGERSPIWDPDAKGVYYGLDFSKTKGHFIRAAMEGVALSLRHNLDVAEQAGASVSELRSMGGSANSLLWTQIKADVTGKRIVVPSSDTATTLGAVILAGVGVGMYKSFDEAVKKTVAEKRYHEPDPDTQEVYTRNYKVYRKLYENLKAVMKGDM, from the coding sequence ATGAGTGGTACTATGGAGCAGTATTTATTGGGAATCGATATTGGAACAAGTGCATGTAAGGTCGCCGTATTTGATGAGAACGGTCAGGTAAAGGCGGGCGCCAGCGGCGCCTACAACGTATATTATCCGCATCCCGGCTGGGCGGAACAGAATCCGGAGGAATGGTGGCAGGCGGTATGTTCTGCAGTGAAGGCCGCTATGGAAAAGAGCGGCATACGGCCCGGGTCTGTTGCCGGTATCGGTATCGACGGGCAGAGCTGGTCTGCCATACCGATCGACGCGGAAGGGAAGGTTCTGGCCAATACGCCTATCTGGATGGATACGAGGGCTGCCGGCATCTGTGAGGAAACGGGAGCCCGTGTCGGTGAAAAAAGGATATTTGACGTGTGCGGCAATCCGTTTAAGCCTTCTTACTCTACGCCTAAGGTACTCTGGTATAAAGAGCAGATGCCGGACGTGTACAGGAAGACGGACAAAATTCTGCAGTCCAACAGTTATATTGCTTTTAAACTGACCGGTGAGGTGACGCAGGAGCTGACGCAGGGGTACGGCCATCACTGCTTCTGCATGCGTCAGGGAACGTGGGATATGGAGATGTGCCGTGACCTCGGCATGGATCCTGACATGCTGCCCGCCATCTGCGCCAGCCATGATGTCATCGGCACGGTGACGGCGAAGGCGGCAAAAGAATGCGGTCTGATGGAGGGGATTCCCGTTGTGGCGGGAGCGCTGGATGCCGCGTGCGGAACGCTCGGCGCGGGCGCAGTACATCCGGGTGAGACGCAGGAGCAGGGAGGCCAGGCAGGCGGCATGAGCATCTGCATGGATACATACAAGGCGGACGAGCGGCTTATCCTGAGCTTTCATGCGGTTCCGGGGCAGTGGATACTCCAGGGAGGAACCGTCGGCGGCGGCGGTGTTATGCGGTGGCTGGAGCATGAATTTGGCGATTACGAGCGCATGAAGGGGAAGGAAACGGGAAAAAGCTCGCTGGAGCTTTTTAATGAACTGGCCGGCGAAGTCTCCGCGGGGAGCGACGGCGTCGTGTTCCTTCCTTATATGTCAGGGGAGCGTTCTCCTATATGGGACCCGGACGCAAAGGGTGTGTATTACGGACTTGACTTCAGCAAGACAAAAGGACATTTTATCAGAGCGGCGATGGAAGGCGTGGCCCTCTCACTCCGGCACAATCTCGATGTGGCAGAGCAGGCGGGAGCGTCTGTGAGTGAGCTGCGCTCCATGGGAGGTTCTGCCAATTCCCTGTTGTGGACGCAGATCAAGGCCGACGTGACGGGCAAACGCATTGTCGTGCCGTCTTCCGATACGGCAACAACGCTTGGCGCTGTTATTCTGGCAGGTGTCGGTGTCGGCATGTACAAAAGCTTTGACGAGGCTGTCAAAAAGACGGTGGCAGAGAAACGGTACCACGAGCCGGATCCTGATACACAGGAAGTGTATACAAGGAATTACAAGGTGTACCGGAAGCTGTATGAGAATCTGAAAGCAGTAATGAAAGGAGATATGTAA
- a CDS encoding class II fructose-bisphosphate aldolase encodes MPLVTSEQMLLDAQKGGYAVGAFNVENMEMVKAVIQAAEELNAPVMLQTTPSTVKYGSLETYFGIVSAEAKKASVPVCLHLDHGSSFELAVQAMKAGYTSVMIDGSHEDLENNIALTKRVADVAAACGIPVEAELGKVGGKEDDLEAEADTNTDPAEAKVFVERTGVSSLAIAIGTAHGFYAGTPVLDKERVSQIKEAVPVPLVLHGASGLSDEDVRECVKRGMCKVNFATELRVAYTDACKKLLGEKPGTFDPKKLGTVGMEAVKELVKGRMKVCGCDGRAK; translated from the coding sequence ATGCCATTAGTTACATCAGAACAAATGCTGCTCGATGCCCAGAAGGGCGGATATGCCGTTGGGGCATTCAATGTGGAAAATATGGAGATGGTAAAGGCTGTCATCCAGGCGGCGGAGGAGCTGAACGCTCCGGTCATGCTGCAGACGACGCCGTCGACTGTGAAGTACGGAAGTCTGGAGACTTATTTCGGCATCGTTTCAGCCGAGGCCAAAAAGGCGTCTGTGCCGGTATGCCTTCATCTGGATCATGGCAGCAGTTTTGAGCTTGCCGTACAGGCAATGAAAGCAGGATATACCTCTGTCATGATCGACGGTTCACACGAAGATCTGGAAAATAATATCGCGCTCACAAAGAGAGTGGCCGATGTGGCGGCAGCCTGCGGCATTCCGGTTGAGGCTGAGCTTGGCAAGGTGGGAGGAAAAGAGGACGACCTTGAGGCTGAGGCCGACACGAATACCGACCCGGCGGAGGCGAAGGTGTTTGTAGAACGTACGGGAGTGTCTTCTCTGGCGATCGCCATCGGCACGGCTCACGGCTTCTATGCGGGCACGCCGGTGCTGGATAAGGAGCGGGTGAGCCAGATCAAAGAGGCCGTGCCGGTGCCGTTGGTGCTTCACGGCGCGTCGGGACTAAGTGACGAGGATGTGAGGGAATGTGTAAAAAGAGGGATGTGCAAAGTGAACTTTGCCACAGAGCTGCGCGTTGCCTACACGGACGCCTGCAAGAAACTTCTCGGGGAGAAGCCGGGGACATTTGACCCGAAGAAGTTAGGGACTGTCGGTATGGAAGCTGTGAAGGAACTCGTCAAAGGCCGTATGAAAGTATGCGGATGTGACGGCAGGGCAAAATAG
- a CDS encoding DeoR/GlpR family DNA-binding transcription regulator — translation MLAIERRNDILERLQKEKRVVVSELSQSYQVSEETIRRDLEKLENDGLVIKSYGGAVLNEHSIFDLPFNIRKNQKIVEKQKMAELIVGMVRDGEAVMLDASSTDVYIARALKEKKKLTVITNSVEIIVELFDMPEWNVISTGGVSREKSFALVGPHTDRMIQSYHVDKAVISCKGLSLEAGITDSDEQDANSKRMMLGSAKERILVADSSKFGEIAFTKVAEWTELTKIVTDRKPGGQWLQEFEKNRIECIYPGKEKEAKEKEK, via the coding sequence ATGCTAGCAATAGAGAGACGCAATGATATATTGGAACGTCTTCAGAAGGAGAAAAGAGTCGTTGTCAGTGAGCTCAGTCAGTCATATCAGGTGTCTGAGGAGACGATAAGAAGGGATTTAGAGAAGCTTGAGAACGACGGACTTGTCATAAAGAGCTACGGAGGCGCGGTGCTGAATGAGCACAGCATCTTCGACCTGCCGTTTAACATAAGAAAGAATCAGAAGATCGTGGAAAAGCAGAAGATGGCGGAGCTCATAGTCGGGATGGTCCGGGACGGCGAAGCGGTCATGCTGGACGCCAGTTCTACGGACGTTTACATAGCCAGAGCGCTGAAAGAGAAGAAAAAGCTTACGGTCATAACGAACTCGGTCGAGATCATTGTGGAACTGTTTGACATGCCGGAGTGGAATGTGATCTCTACAGGCGGCGTGTCCAGAGAGAAGTCATTTGCCCTCGTCGGTCCGCACACGGACCGCATGATCCAGTCCTATCACGTGGACAAAGCGGTCATCTCGTGCAAAGGCCTGAGCCTGGAAGCAGGGATCACGGATTCCGATGAACAGGACGCAAACAGCAAGAGGATGATGCTTGGTTCCGCAAAGGAGAGGATCCTTGTAGCGGACAGCTCCAAGTTCGGAGAGATCGCGTTTACAAAAGTGGCGGAGTGGACCGAACTTACGAAGATCGTGACGGACAGGAAGCCGGGAGGACAATGGCTTCAGGAATTTGAAAAGAACAGGATCGAATGTATTTATCCGGGAAAAGAAAAAGAAGCAAAGGAAAAGGAGAAATAA
- a CDS encoding class II aldolase/adducin family protein: protein MQSELDIKNEMCEIGKRVYNRGMVAANDGNFSVKLNDNEFLCTPTGVSKGFMTPEYICKVDAEGNVIEANEGFKPSSEIKMHMRVYKEREDVRSVVHAHPMYATTFAVSGMELTAPIMPEAVISLGTVPLAKYGTPSTEEIPDAVSEYLPYYDAVLLENHGALTYGDSLLGAYHKMESLEFYARLLYQAMQIGGPQVLPEEQVKRLYSMRKQYGLTGRHPADMER, encoded by the coding sequence ATGCAGAGCGAACTTGATATCAAAAATGAGATGTGTGAGATAGGTAAGAGGGTGTATAACAGGGGTATGGTTGCGGCCAACGATGGGAACTTTTCTGTGAAATTAAATGACAATGAGTTTTTATGTACGCCCACAGGAGTAAGCAAAGGGTTCATGACGCCGGAGTACATATGTAAGGTCGACGCTGAAGGAAATGTGATCGAGGCGAATGAAGGCTTTAAGCCGTCTTCTGAGATCAAGATGCACATGCGCGTGTACAAGGAGAGGGAGGATGTCAGATCAGTGGTACATGCTCATCCTATGTATGCCACCACATTTGCGGTATCGGGTATGGAGCTTACGGCGCCTATCATGCCGGAGGCTGTCATATCACTCGGCACAGTGCCGCTTGCGAAATACGGGACGCCGTCCACGGAAGAGATACCGGATGCAGTATCAGAGTATCTTCCATATTATGACGCGGTACTGCTTGAGAACCATGGAGCTCTCACATACGGGGACTCTCTGCTCGGCGCTTACCACAAGATGGAATCTCTGGAATTCTACGCGCGGCTTCTGTATCAGGCAATGCAGATCGGCGGACCGCAGGTTCTCCCAGAAGAACAGGTAAAGAGGCTCTACAGCATGAGAAAACAATACGGTCTGACCGGCAGGCATCCGGCTGACATGGAGCGGTAA